GGCAAGCGGCACATTGGTCTGCGTAGATGCTTTGGCCCACTGCGATCACTTCGGCGTCGTCAGGCGTCAAAATACCAATCGTCTGGGAAGGTTGCGCCAGAACAAATGCGGCTGCGAAACCGGCGAGCGTGAGCCCACCGGTTAGCAAAACGGCTTTCCGACCTACCATCAGGTGTCGAACGGTTGCGCCGTACCAGCGCGGTAGTATACCGTGCCGGTTCCAGCCTCTCCACCAAATGCAATGACATCGTAGCGGGCGGAGGGGTCGTCGCCCATGCCAGGAGAGCCCATCGGCATGCCCGGAACAGCAAGCCCAGTGATGTCTGTGCGATCCTGCAAGACTGCTTCCAATGCTTCGAACGGCACATGCCCTTCGAAGACATAACCATCCGCTTCAATGGTGTGGCAGGAGGCGAGCTCAAGCGGAATGCCGCGCTCTGACTTTTGCGCCTCCGGATCGGTTAGTTCCTCGACGGTGACGGCGTAGCCGCGTGCGCGAGCTAGGTCAGCCCAGGCGTGACAGCACGCGCAGCCGGGAGAAGCGAGAACGCGCATAGGTGTGCCAGCGCGAGCAGGCAGAGCGGCTATGACAAGAGTAGTTGCGGATAGGGTAGTGAAGTGACGACGTGTGATCATGTCTGTCGGTCCTTTGATTTGAAAGTTGAATGGACTGCGGGCTAGCGCCCGTTGCCGCTCAGACTTTCGGAGGACCGGTTGGGACAGCTAGCGTCAGGTTTGCAAAGTCGAAATCGGCGTGCAGAACACCAACAACCGATCTGTTTGCGGGATTGTCCGGCGAAATCTCCGACGTGGCCGCAAGATCGCCAAAACAGGGGGTTGATCCCATTCCGCTGGTGGCATCGCAGCAGTCCGCGAGTGCCGTCTCAGCATCAGCCAATGGATCGCTTTTTGACATTTCTGCGTGGTGGTCTGCGTGGCCCGATCCATGGTTTAAGCCATGCATAACAGACGCGGTGGATGCACCGGCGAATGCAACAACAAGAATGATCGACAGCACTAAGCGAAACATCCCCAATACCTACTGGGGGTATATTGCTTTGGCAAGTGTCGCCGCAATCGAGCCTAGTTGCACCCGTTATGGCTGCGCCACATCTCCGGATCATGCCCGTCAGGAATAGAGCCGCAAGGATCATCTGAATAACCGCGTAGCACCGAATACTGGTTGATTTGGGCATCGGTCAGAAATGGCAAAGTCAACAGATGGGCATTCAGATGGACGAGGCGGAGGGCCGCCCGCGCTTGACCTGCTTCGGCCACCAGCCGTTCAAGCGCCTCGGCATCAGGCGCACCGTTTTGAAAGGCTGCGTCCAGCGCTTGTTCAGCTGCGACGAACCGCTCCCCGGCAGTTATGGCGTCTGCTTGCATCTGCGCTCGGATCGCCTCGATGTCGTCGCGCTTCCGCTCGCTCAGCCCGATTTGATCCGCTAGTTCGAGGAGGTGCATTGGCCCTGGAACACCATTGAGTTCGGCTGCTCGCGCAAGTCCCCATCCGCCGCCGCGCGCGATTTCTTCCAAGTCTTGTTCCGAAAGAGACTTAATCAGGCGCGTTTCTTCGCCTGCGTAAACCGAAGGCGTCGATCCATGACTTCCATCATGGGTCTGAGACAACAAGACGGCGGGCAAGGCCATCATAAGAAGTGCGACGTTTGCGATACGCATTGTTGAAGTCCTTGTTCGATCCAGCGTTGGGACCAAGGTATTGCATGACGCGGGTGAAACTGAACATGATAGAAATCATGTCGGATCATTGGCTTCATTGTTTTGAAGGCGCACCCCAGCGAACTTTGGAAGAAGGCGAAACGCTGTTTCGTCGAGATGATAGCGTCGATTGGGCGTTTCTCGTCAGAGAAGGACGAATTTCTCTTCGGCGGGC
This is a stretch of genomic DNA from Gymnodinialimonas sp. 202GB13-11. It encodes these proteins:
- a CDS encoding DUF411 domain-containing protein — its product is MRVLASPGCACCHAWADLARARGYAVTVEELTDPEAQKSERGIPLELASCHTIEADGYVFEGHVPFEALEAVLQDRTDITGLAVPGMPMGSPGMGDDPSARYDVIAFGGEAGTGTVYYRAGTAQPFDT
- a CDS encoding Spy/CpxP family protein refolding chaperone; the encoded protein is MRIANVALLMMALPAVLLSQTHDGSHGSTPSVYAGEETRLIKSLSEQDLEEIARGGGWGLARAAELNGVPGPMHLLELADQIGLSERKRDDIEAIRAQMQADAITAGERFVAAEQALDAAFQNGAPDAEALERLVAEAGQARAALRLVHLNAHLLTLPFLTDAQINQYSVLRGYSDDPCGSIPDGHDPEMWRSHNGCN